ACAACTCACTTGCCTCCTTCCCGATGCTTGCATAAAATGAAAACATCTGCTGGCATTAATTTATAGAAAATTCGCATATGTGATGGACGATGGTTGCTCCCATTTGTCTTCCTTCCAATTCAAATTTCAGCAGCAAAAATTAATGAACACTGAGCTTCATCTTCAGTATGGTATCAACTATCAACTACCCTAATGGTTTAACTGTATATGTGATGTGCCTAAACCTATAGCCTACCAGTCCATGAGTATGCAGCAGCATTATCTAGAGTCACAGTAAGATATAATCACACAACTCCACATGAATTAGCTAGCTGACTGGATAGAGTTTTCTATTTTCTACCTCTCATGTTTCTTGTGATGAAGGAACAATGCGTTGAATAAATGTAAATTGGAGGTGATCACCATATCGGTAAATGTTTGATCGCTATGTCTATGTAATGTATATGCACTACAGAACAACCATGTATAGAAACTTACACCCCTAAAATGATAGTATTTGTGTCCAAAGGGACACCAGGTTAAGTGGTTAACTTACACCCCTAAAAGATGAAAGCTATACTATGGTGCCCAGGTCATTCATTCGTGCAAATTATGATGTTAACGTTCCAACAAATTAAAAGCTACAGACTTTCGGTATTTCACAATATACACAAATTTTGAAATAACAGTAACTAAACACCAACAGTTTTTCAAAGTACTCAGCTTCACGGGTTTTGTGATGATGAGGATGATGATAAAGCTGGACGGGGTAGACGCTTCGCAATTTCCTGCCAAATCCAAAGTATCAGATTTGCCTCTTATATATCAGATTAGATATATGGACTACATTATAAAATAAATAATACATGATAACGGTAAATGTAATAAGGTTTACCTCAAACAGCTGATTAATATTATCTGCTGTCTTTGCAGATGTCTCAATGAAGAACATCCCATTCTTTTCTGCATAGTCCATGCCGTCCTAAAGAAAATACAATACATGTGTGTTATTTTAGTTATAAGATGAAACTATTTTCTAATCGACGGAAAGAAGATGAATAGGATTAAGTGGTATTGAGCTCACTTGAACAGAAACTTCACGTTTCTCATGAAGATCAGCTTTGTTACCAACCAAGGCCAAGACAATATCAGGGGTCCCATGTTTTTGCAGCTCCTGCGGAGAGACAATGTTTATGAATTGAAAAAAGCAAATTTTCCACCAACGGAAAAGCAGTTATTAACACCACCACATGATACAACTATTGTTCACAAAAATTGCAACTGTGTAAAGAATCCATCTGCCAAAGCATATTATCAAGGAAAATTAGCACATTTGATTGTGCTTAAATTGCTAATGATGTTCATTGATATATAGTTTAAGTGCTCGTCTTTCAGAAATTGAAGATAATGAGCATCAACAACAATCTGCCTCAGAGCTGCTCAGTCAACCAACTCAAATTTTCGCTTACATTAAGTTACATAAGAAGAATTCCTACATTGATCAAGTGGCTAAATTCCTTATCTCAATTCTCAGCAATGCTACAATAGCCCACATAAAAGTCCACACAATAAGCGTCAACGAAACCTTTTTGTAGCCTAAGATTATTAGACAGTTCGATTAGCTTTGGCATGCTAAAATGTGGAACCCAGAACATGTAGATATATTCTAATAAGGAAAAAGGAACCAAAGGTACCTATATAGAGAAAGGGGGAGAAAAGACAATAACAGACTGTTACGTGACTTGTACAAAAGATACCTTGACCCAATACTGTGCTTTGTTGAAAGAGTCCGGGCTTGTTATATCATATACAATGACTGCCACTGCAGCGCCTCGATAATAAAGGGGGGCCAATGCAGCATACCTGAATAGGATACAACATTAGTATTTTTCAGTGAAAGGAGTGCATTAGAAGAAAAGTATCTAAGCATGAGTAAGGAGGGGGGAGGTTGATGAACAAAAACACCTGATGAAATACATTGCAAATAATACCTTTCTTGGCCAGCAGTGTCCCATATCTCAAATTTGACTGTTGTAGAATCTTGCAAAGCTATCGTCTGTGACAAGAATGAGGCTCCAACAGTCACCTGAAATTATGTAAATCATACATGAATTCTATGGCTATTAAAGATAGAGGCTTTCTCAAGTCCAAAAACATGGAGCAACATGGACCAAAAATTTTGACAAAACACTTGGAACTCAAGTTAAATATGTTGCAGCAAAAGAAAAGTGCCTTACCTTGGATGTGGGATCAAACTGACCACGAACAAAACGAAGAACTATACAGCTCTTACCAACACCAGAATCACCCAGCAAAACTAGCTGAAGAGTGACAAGAATGAGAAGTTAGTAGAATTTTAAAGAACTGCCTCCCCCTGCTTTCTTAGCAAAGTAGGAATAAAAAATGCAAGGATAAATATAGGCGCTTCTCCTATGCTTCAACTCACATTAAACTTTTACCAATCTTTGACAAAAAGTCCACTTCCTTTTCTTACTTCAATGCAGAAGTGTGAAGGATATATAGGGAAAAAAACAAACAAGGCCATTAAATGCATCTCAGTATAATGTTCTCCAATGTATTCATTTGCTCCACTAAACATCTACAATAAAAGCATGCAAATATCTTCACCACTGCCTACTGCCACGATTGTTTGATCCAATCAGATAGAGTTAACCATATATCTCACCAATAGTCTCTAATCCTATGTTTTCCCGGATTCAATTGTCTAATGTATCGGTTTATACAGAAAACTAGTAGCATTGCAAAACACACTACTACATGTCTACATTGTATAACTGTCAAACTATAATCTTCGAGTTTGCACCTTTCCACACCCACACTAACTTAACAGCTATCAGCAGAATGAACACAACTCAAAGTTCATAACTTTCGACTCAGAAACAATCACACTAAGTTTCATAAATAGGGCCTAGAAATTACCTTAACGCGCAGATTCTTGGCGTCTGCAGCTCCACCATTTTCCCCATTCGGCCCAACCAACCGCCCAGAACCTCTGTCTGCAATCAATCAAATACAAATTCATCCAAAATAACCACACTTTCGAATCAAACACTCAAACACCCACAACCTAATCGAACCAATCAACCTCACTCTCTGTCAATTCAGCTCAGAAATCAAAGAAATCGATCCAATCACACAGACCCAGAAGAAAACTTGAGAGTGATCAGATTAAAACAGACAAAACCAAGAAGGGTAAGCTCTAAAGGATCCAAATTTACCTGGAAGGGAGGAGGAGCAACCCATTTGTGAGCTGAGACCCTGTGTTTTACAATACTGTGTGCCTGTGTGTGTAGATATACACCACAACTGTAACTATAGGTAAGGTGTGTGTAAGGGTCTAGAGCTTATACGGAGAAGAGGGAAGGTGCTGTTTGGGTTGTTAGAGATTTTGGAGGTAAAAGTTCTAGGTCGTTAATGGCTGGTACAACCTGCAACTTCTTCTCTTCGAAGACCTTCGTATATTGACAATATTGTAGTGTTGTATGATGTGTATCACCATGTTTGATTCTTTGGAACAAATTAAGAGTGATGTTTAAGGTCATGGAACTGGCCCAACTCTTTGTGGGTGGTCAAGGATCTTGGATTGGGCTTGGAGTTGGTGCTATGTTGGTGTCTCTTTCGGATTTGGATTCTTAGGCGTGCGATTATTTTTGTGTTTCTTGTAAGTTACACTTGATGTCTTGTCTTGCAGACTAGTTTATTTGGTTGTCACTTTACAAGATACTGAGAGCCGATATTCAAGTTTGGATGTGACCAATTTGTTTCTTTTCTTGTTCTTCTTGTTTCAAGCTTCGAGATGGTACAAGTGTACAACTCGCAAATGCAAAGAACCTATGCAAAGAACTACTCGCAAATGTGCCCGCTAGCATGATATTAAATCCCGTCGAATACACGATTTTAATTCATAAGTAGAGTTGGATATCACCACAACTCGGACGCCAAACATAAACTTGGCGTGAAGAAAAAAAAAAATTTTTTGATGTTCAAACTTTTATATATGTAAACTTGTAAAGTTTGTTAGATGATGTTAGTTATAGGTAAAACTGATAATATGATGTTGATTTATGATTTAAAGAGGTAATTCTCACTACAAAAGGTCCTACCTTGCCGTAAGATGTATGGTAGTGGAAAGCATATGGAATGCAATCATGTATAATGTGAATCCCATTGGATTTGGACTAGCTAGCAGGACATTCCAACTGGGTGATATTTGGAGCTTCAGATTTAGACTAAGCTAGCAACTTGCTAGGGGACAATCCCACCTGAACTGAAATAATTGGGGTCCTTCCTTGGCTAGTATCATTGATTTTACAAGCAAATGAAGGACATTTTGCTTTCATCCTAATTATTCCTAGCTAGCCTCCTAGCCAGCTTAACATTCCAATCCTTAAACTGTAGTGTTGATGTACCGAACCACTTCTCAACAATAATAATAATAATAATGGATGGAGTACAATACTATACTAGAACATTAATTTCTAAATCTATAGTTCATATTTCATTTTCATTACGTTTGTTGATGAGTATTTAGTTGAGTCTCTATTTAGTTCCTCTTTTGTTTCCAATTCTTGTCAAAATCTTATAGAAGGATACTAATTAGGTGCTAGTAAACTCTTAAACATACTTATATAGTTAGGGTCTGGTTCAATGGACATCAAATTTGACACAAATTTTGACACTATTTCTTAGCCATTAGATTATAAAACATTCAAGGGTCTAGATCAATTGTAAATTTGATGTGGCAAGTGACGTGACACTACATATTTTTATACAAATTAAATCAAAAGAAAAGAAGAAAGCAAACCAAATCTAATTTTACAATATAAAAAGATAAGATACAAGACGCAAAGGAAAAAAAAAAAAGATATTTATGTCCAGAATATAACAAAAACCCATAAATTATATTCTGGTTTTCTGTACCTTGCTTGAACCTGATTCCAACCACAAATTTCTGAAAGCCTTGAACATAACAAACCCACAAGCATCTATTCCACCTAACGCTTTGATTGCTAACTTGAAAAATAACTAATCCACACAAAAATAATTAATTAAATTAAGAGATCGAGGTCAAAGTCTCAGAGATACTGAATAAGCTTTGTTATAATTGGAGTTGCAGATTCATAGAAATATTTACAGCAACATCGTCTTCTCTTCTTTCAGCAACATCGTCTTCTTTTGTTTCCTTTGCTTCGTGAATCTTATTTTTTATTGTAAAATTAGATTTTAATTTTTAGATTTGAAATCTAAGTTTTCTTCTTTTATTTTGATTTGATTTGTATAAAAATAGGCAATGACACGTCACTTGTCACATCAATTATTTATATGTTGACATCATATTTACAATTGATCTAGACCCTTAAAAGTTTTATAATCTAATAACTAAAAAATAATGTCAAATTTGATGTCGCTTATAATTGTCGCTTTACACTCAAGAACTCTAATTTGGCATGTTGCCCGACTCGATTAGTACATCTTCTAGCTAGGGACATTCCCTCGGAAATTTCACAATAGCTGTAATCCTGATGTGGTAGGATGGTTGTCAAATCATTTATGTAGACATTATCTATCATGTCTAAACTATAATCTTTAGTCATTATTAGATATTATGAATGCATAGAGCGAAATTCACGCTTTTTGTCTCCGGTTCTAATAATAGATAGAACACGACCTACCATAGTTTTAATTTGATGCAATGAGAAAGATAAAATAGTTGACAGTTATGAATTTAATTTCATACATCAAATTATGTGTGTTTGTGAAATCTCACTAATACGTGTATATATATACACATGGTTTGTTCTGAATTTAAAAATGACCTTCACATAGTTCTGAATTTAAACTTTCAGCTCTTTCTATTTCTCATCAGTCGCATCCCAAATCTCCTCACTCCTAACATCAACTGGGAACCACCAATTCACCTATAGAGTGTGAAATGAGTTCTAAGATCATGCAAGTCATTCGAAATTTTGGTATAGGTAGGAGAAGTAACATTTATATCGTCTTCGGGAGATTTTGGGTTTGCTGATGAGGGTAACCCATTTTGAGGGGAACAACCTCATCGAAGACCGAAAGCAAATGGGTCCTTTACCTTCTGATCAGTAAAACTGTGTATCATGCACCATGCAGGCTCCACATGCATTCATTCAAACGTAGTCTTTGTATTATGTAGGCTTTGGTTTGATTTCAAAACCGATATTAGTTGTTGCTAGTGACCGACACCTAACCCCTTACAAATTTCCCAACTTCACTGATTGAGGGCTGATAATAACTTATACCACCCCTTGGAGTATAGGGCTGATAACAACTTCACTATTTGTTGCCCATACCACAGAAACAAATGTCAAGTTGAGCTACACCTACAACCTTAGGGTGGGTCGAGAACTAAAGAGGGTAAGGTGGAAATGACCTCATAATCCCACAGCCTCAATCTGTGGAAGAGGACGGCCAAGTTGTGACCATACAAATAAACCTAAACTTCTGAGGAGCTTGTGGTAGAATTTTACTACATCGATCCACATGTCATCAAAGCTTCTGTTACAGGGTGAACAATTTGGTGAAGAAATAAATGACAGATAGATTGCGTTAACAAGGAAAAGGCAAAAGCTGCATTTGACAGTCCATTCCCAAATGAAGAAGAAGAAGAAGAAGAAGAAGAAGATCGAGCGGCTTGAATTCAGTAAAATCATTATGATTGAACAGATTCCACTGCAGCCGGTTGATGCCTTCCAGTGATTGATGTGACTCGCTGCTGCTGCATTCAGGCCCTTACTTTACTTTCAATCTTGCACGTGTTATGCATTTACTCAGGTCCTACTTCCATGGAAATCTCATCCCCCTGCTTTAATTATTCTTCCAGTTTCTGGTCATCATATCTTTTCCCTTAGTTGGAAGATGATGATGCTGTATATGATAATCCAGTGCGAACCCTAACATGAACAGTTGAACACGAACATGAAACATATGTAAGATGCTCCTGCCTTACGGCATTTCCAAAACCTTGAAAACACATAGCTTTCGATATGAGTCATGGTATCGAATATGCATGTGTTGCGAAATAAAATGTCCGGTGAAATGTCTAATTAAGTGAGTTGTATCTAGTCGAGTAAGAATGATCAGACTACATCAGCCAACTACCAAAAAGGGAAGAATCTGTTCTATTTGATCTCAAATGGGGGCTGTTTGGTTTAGTAATTGGAAAACTGAGGTGGACATTGCTGTTAACAGTAAAAGTAGAGTAGGGCACAGACAGAGGGAGAGTGAAAAAGTGAAAGAATAAGGGCCGCACGAGGGAAAAACGAATCAAGTCGATCATACCGTATCTTGCTGTCGGTTTGCATGCGTTTCTATATTCTTTATTATTACTTGTCAAGAAAATCTTAAGCTTTCCAACTGAGAAAGTTCATAAGATTTGTAGTAAAAGGTTTTTACTGCATTGTCAAAAAGAACCGGAAGAACAACGTCATGATCTTATAGATGGAGGTAATCAAGACTTTTTTAGAAAACCCATTAGTCCATTTTTAACTTAAAATCATCAACAAATTTCGGACGCATCAGAGCCGTCATATCATTTTCGAATTCGGATTAATTGCTCACTTATTGATGGAGGTGATTAGCAACTACTAATATTATATTAGGCCAATGAATCATGAAAAGACTTATATATATAGAGATTAGTAATCACTTTTGTGGTAGGAATACCGAATACTATATCTAGGTGATAATTGCAAGTCTCCTTGAGATACAAAAGGAAAGTTAAGTTGGTCATCTCACTAATTGAAAAGCATATATCTCATACATAACATAAATGATAATTAAATTGCAGCAAGCTTAATTAGGGATGTGATTTCCAGAACCGGAAGTGAAAAGTGGAAAGTCTCTAGAGCATTAGTTGAGTGTGGAAAGAGTGAAAGAATAATTAGGTATCCTCGATCTATTATAACCAGAAATCTCTATAAGTCCCCGCCGGAATATATCTGACTATCCCGGAGCAAAAAGAACTCCGGAATCAATTAATCAAGTGATGAGAATACAGGACTATTTCAAGATTTTTATCTACATCGAGAGAAAATTGTGACTTGATTAATTATTCTTTACATGTAATTAGTTGTAATATATTGATAATATAAAGATTCAACAAAATTGTAACTTGCTTCAGAGAGAGAGAGAGAGAGAGAGAGAGAGAGAGAGAGAGAGAGAGAGAGTTGTACTTCAAAACTTCCTCTACATGTACACACATATATACACTGGTATTCATCAAGTGATGATGAACTATCTAGTACTCGATCATGGATCACCACACTCACGCCAGCACAGTAACATGGTGATGCATCGCCGGAGTATGTAGAACCTTGCCCTTTGCTCCTTCACCAGCATACTGCATCTCCGCCCAAACGACCTGCACGGGGCTCGCACGTGCTTACTGCAGAAGTTTCTGCTGCTGCAGTTGCTTTGGTCTTCTTGCTTCATAGCTATACACAGCAATTGCTTCTTCTTCTTCCTCCGGTTATAAATACGGCGCTTGAAACTTTGTCTCACTCTCACAGTTGAGAGAGAATGAGATAGAGACGCTTCTTTGTTTAGTGATGAAAGACTGATCAGGTGAGGAGGCGAGTGGCTAGCT
Above is a window of Fragaria vesca subsp. vesca linkage group LG7, FraVesHawaii_1.0, whole genome shotgun sequence DNA encoding:
- the LOC101313155 gene encoding ras-related protein RABF1-like; translated protein: MGCSSSLPDRGSGRLVGPNGENGGAADAKNLRVKLVLLGDSGVGKSCIVLRFVRGQFDPTSKVTVGASFLSQTIALQDSTTVKFEIWDTAGQERYAALAPLYYRGAAVAVIVYDITSPDSFNKAQYWVKELQKHGTPDIVLALVGNKADLHEKREVSVQDGMDYAEKNGMFFIETSAKTADNINQLFEEIAKRLPRPALSSSSSSQNP